In Flavobacterium sp. CBA20B-1, one DNA window encodes the following:
- a CDS encoding DUF4199 domain-containing protein: MSGVILSVCIAILSPITQWITSYVITPEYFPNVIKRSVELGSYPSTSAAEAYFNYNNYAIKSVIGALAMGIVTTAIAMIFIRTKK; the protein is encoded by the coding sequence ATTTCCGGAGTCATCCTATCTGTATGCATCGCTATATTAAGCCCTATAACACAATGGATTACTTCGTATGTCATAACTCCTGAATACTTTCCAAACGTAATAAAACGCTCAGTAGAGTTGGGTTCCTATCCATCCACATCTGCGGCTGAAGCATACTTTAATTATAATAACTATGCCATAAAAAGTGTCATCGGAGCGCTAGCAATGGGTATTGTTACTACTGCAATTGCAATGATTTTTATTAGAACAAAGAAATAA